The following DNA comes from Mycolicibacterium aromaticivorans JS19b1 = JCM 16368.
CTTCAAGGACGGCACGCTCAACTACGAGGGTGCCGACCCGGCGCGCAAGGCCGCGATGGTCTCCAAGCCCGAGGGCGTCGACGAACACGGCGAGGAGAAGGTCGGCGCGGTGCGCGGCCTCAACCCGCAGGACCGCACCTACCTGAACTTCGACAAGGTCGAGACCGAGGGCACCAGCAACGAGATTCCGGTGCTCGTGCTGCCGGCCGGCAAGCGGATCGAGTTCCAGGTCGCCTCGGCCGACGTCATCCACTCGTTCTGGGTGCCGGAGTTCCTGTTCAAGCGTGACGTCTTCCCGAACCCGGAAGCCAACCACACCGAGAACAAGTTCCAGATCTCCGAGATCACCGAGACCGGAGCGTTCGTCGGGCGCTGCGCCGAGATGTGCGGTACGTACCACTCGATGATGAACTTCGAGGTCAGGGTGGTCTCGCCCAATGACTTCAAGGCCTACCTGCAGCAACGCATCGCGGGCAAGACCAACGCCGAGGCGCTGCAGTCGATCAACCAGCCACCGTTGGCGACCACCACGCACCCGTTCGACACCCGTCGGGGGCAGCAAGTGATCCCGCAGGCGAGCAAGTAGGGGACCGCAGATGCATATTGAAGCCAGGCTCTTCGAAATCCTGACCGCGTTCTTCGTCCTCGCCGCTGTCGTCTACGGCACGCTGACCGCGATCTTCCAGTACGGCGGCATCGAGTGGGCCGGCACCACCGCACTGGTGCTCACCGCGGGTCTGTCGCTGATCACCGGAACGTTCTTCCGGTTCGTCGCGCGCCGCCTCGACACTCGCCCCGAGGACTACGAGGACGCTGAAATCAGCGATGGCGCAGGGGAGTTGGGCTTCTACGCGCCGCACAGCTGGTGGCCGATCCTGATCGCGCTGGCCTTCTCGACCGCTGCCGTCGGCGCCGCGCTGTGGTTGCCGTGGCTGATCGCGGCCGGCGTCGTCTTCGTGATGGCCGCCGTGTGCGGTCTGGTGTTCGAGTACTACATCGGCCCCGAGAAGCACTGAGCCGACGCGAAGGTCACAATCGAGACATCACGTGGCTCTTCAGGCGCGCTACGTCGTATCCGGCCCGGCGGTTGGGTAGGGTTTTGCCAGGGCAACGGGAGCCGTCGGCGCGCTGTGTGTCAATCCTTGGCCCGCGTGCCGCGGTGATGTAGTCGAAAGAGGACAGGCGAGCATGAGCGGGCCGAATCCGCCGGATGAGGAGTCGGGCGAGGTGGGTGAAACACCCACCGGTACAGGTTTTGAGGCCTATTCTGCGCCCGAGTCCGAGCAATACACCGCAGGGCCATTCATCGCGCCGGATCCCGCGCTGTACGACTACGACAGCTACGAGGCGGGTACCGAATACGTCGAGGAGCCGCGGCCGCCACGGTGGCCGTGGGTCGTCGGCATCACCGCCATCGTCGCCGCCGTCGCGTTGGTGGTGTCGGTCTCGCTGTTGGTGACCAGCACCGACACCAACAAGCTGGCGACTCCGGCGACGACGACGACCGTCAAGCCGCCGCCGGTCCAGGACGAGATCACCACCACCACGCCGCCACCGCCGCCGCCCCGCCGACCACCACCACGCCTCCGCCGCCCCCGCCGCCCCCCGAGACGGTGACGGTGACATCGGAACCGCCCCCGCCGCCCCCGCCACCACCACCCCCGCCAGCGACGACGGAGGCACCACCGCCCGTGACCACAACGACAGCGCCGCCGGCACCGGCCACCACGTCGACACCTCCGCCCGGACCGCGTCAGGTCACCTACTCGGTGACCGGCACCAAGGCGCCCGGTGACATCATCTCGGTGACCTACGTGGATGCCTCCGGTCGCCAGCGCACCCAGCGCAACGTCTACATTCCGTGGTCGCTGACCGTGACACCGATCTCGCAGTCCGACGTCGGCTCGGTGCAGGCTTCCAGCCTGTTCCTGGTGAGCCGGCTGAACTGCTCGATCACCACCAGTGACGGCGTGGTGCTGTCGTCGAACCAGAACAACGCCGCGCAGACGAGTTGCTGATGATGACTACAGACACAGACACAGAAGACCGCCGGTCACCGGAGACCGTGGACCGGCTGCTGGTCGGGGTGTGCGGCGCGATCTGGCTGGTGCTGCTTGCGGTCACGGTGATCGCGATCGTGGCGCTGGTCGACATGAGTCGCGGCCACTCCGCGAACGCGGGCGGCTCCGACACCCCCTGGCTGCTGTACAGCATCATCATCGTCTCGGCGGTGATCATCGTCGGTGCGATCCCGCTGCTGATCCGGGCCCGTCGCACCGCGCTGAATGATTCGCGCCAGACGCCGGAGCCGGCCAAGGCCGCGCCGCCACGGCCCACGTCCGCGCCCGCTGCCCCGGCACGCGGCACCGAGGCGCCGACCGAGAAGCTGAAGGTGTTCGGCTCGACCGTGGACCCCTACGAGCGATACCAGCCGGACTTCGCCCAGTCGTCGGCGTCGCGGCGGGCCGATCCGCTGATCCCGGCCACCGAATTGGACCGGCTGTGGCTGCGCTGCACGGTCATGCTGGCCGGTGCGATCGGGCTGGCGCTGGTCGGGGTATCGACCGCGACGTACCTGATGGCGGTGGACAACGACACCGCGGCGTGGGTGGGACTCGGCCTCGCCGGGGTCATCACCATCGCGATGCCGGCGATCCCTGTGACTTACCTGCGGCAGCTGCACGGCGCGGTGGAAGAGGCCCTGCCGGCCTAGTTTTCGCGGTCGGTGGATGTGGCGTGTGCATGTCTTCGTTGACTGAGCGTTGAGGTCTCATATGCGCGAGCTGGATGACACGTGAGCGCTCATTCAACAAGAGAACCCCGGGCCCTGTGGACCCGGGGTTCTCTTGGTTGGCGCTAGTGGT
Coding sequences within:
- a CDS encoding DUF2561 family protein, whose amino-acid sequence is MTTDTDTEDRRSPETVDRLLVGVCGAIWLVLLAVTVIAIVALVDMSRGHSANAGGSDTPWLLYSIIIVSAVIIVGAIPLLIRARRTALNDSRQTPEPAKAAPPRPTSAPAAPARGTEAPTEKLKVFGSTVDPYERYQPDFAQSSASRRADPLIPATELDRLWLRCTVMLAGAIGLALVGVSTATYLMAVDNDTAAWVGLGLAGVITIAMPAIPVTYLRQLHGAVEEALPA
- a CDS encoding cytochrome c oxidase subunit 4: MHIEARLFEILTAFFVLAAVVYGTLTAIFQYGGIEWAGTTALVLTAGLSLITGTFFRFVARRLDTRPEDYEDAEISDGAGELGFYAPHSWWPILIALAFSTAAVGAALWLPWLIAAGVVFVMAAVCGLVFEYYIGPEKH
- a CDS encoding cytochrome c oxidase subunit II; protein product: MRCGPQSPVSGGANVKTRGSRFRVLALAVTFGALALTLSGCSWQEVFGLGWPKGITPEAHTNRDLWVWSVISAFVVGIIVWGLTFWAMAFHRKKKNTPDDAPLPRQFGYNMPLELVLTVVPFLIISVLFYFTVVVQEKMMHRDPNPEVVIDVTAFQWNWKFGYQKVDFKDGTLNYEGADPARKAAMVSKPEGVDEHGEEKVGAVRGLNPQDRTYLNFDKVETEGTSNEIPVLVLPAGKRIEFQVASADVIHSFWVPEFLFKRDVFPNPEANHTENKFQISEITETGAFVGRCAEMCGTYHSMMNFEVRVVSPNDFKAYLQQRIAGKTNAEALQSINQPPLATTTHPFDTRRGQQVIPQASK